One segment of Chelonia mydas isolate rCheMyd1 chromosome 13, rCheMyd1.pri.v2, whole genome shotgun sequence DNA contains the following:
- the PCK1 gene encoding phosphoenolpyruvate carboxykinase, cytosolic [GTP] has protein sequence MTPQLKTRLNITPRLIQGDLKSLSQEVRHFIESNAKLCQPARIHICDGSEEENKNILDTMVEQGMIKKLKKYENCWLALTDPRDVARIESKTVIISQEQRDTIPIPKTGTSQLGHWMSEEDFEKAFSVRFPGCMKGRTMYVIPFSMGPIGSPLCKIGIELTDSLYVVASMRIMTRMGTAILETLGNGEFVKCLHSVGCPLPLKKPLVNNWPCNPDLTLIAQIPDRREIISFGSGYGGNSLLGKKCFALRIASRIAKEEGWLAEHMLILGITNPEGEKKYFTAAFPSACGKTNLAMMNPTLPGWKIECVGDDIAWMKFDEQGNLRAINPENGFFGVAPGTSVKTNPNAIKTIHKNTIFTNVAETSDGGIYWEGIDEPLAPGVTLTSWKNKRWTPGNGETCAHPNSRFCTPASQCPIIDPAWESPEGVPIEGIIFGGRRPAGVPLVYEALSWEHAVFIGAAMRSEATAAAEHKGKIIMHDPFAMRPFFGYNFGKYLAHWLSMAHRPAAKLPKIFHVNWFRKDKQGKFLWPGFGENSRVLEWMFNRIRGEAGAKLTAIGYIPADSALNLKGLEGIDMTELFDISKEFWEKEVTEIKKYFEEQVNADLPYEIEREVLALEQRIKQL, from the exons ATGACTCCCCAGCTGAAGACTCGACTGAACATAACCCCACGACTCATTCAGGGGGATTTGAAGAGCCTGTCTCAGGAAGTGAGACACTTCATTGAAAGCAATGCCAAGCTGTGCCAACCTGCTAGAATTCATATCTGTGATGGCTCAGAGGAAGAGAACAAAAACATTCTGGATACCATGGTAGAACAAGGCATGATCAAAAAGCTGAAGAAGTATGAGAACTG ttggtTGGCTCTCACTGATCCAAGGGATGTGGCAAGAATTGAAAGCAAAACAGTCATTATCTCTCAGGAGCAGAGAGATACCATTCCAATCCCTAAAACTGGAACTAGCCAGCTGGGTCACTGGATGTCAGAAGAAGATTTTGAGAAAGCCTTCAGTGTCAGATTCCCCGGGTGCatgaaag GACGTACAATGTATGTCATCCCCTTTAGTATGGGGCCCATTGGGTCTCCTTTATGCAAGATTGGGATTGAGCTGACAGATTCGTTGTATGTGGTGGCCAGCATGAGGATCATGACCCGGATGGGAACAGCCATCTTGGAAACCCTAGGGAATGGAGAGTTTGTAAAATGCCTTCATTCAGTTGGGTGCCCTTTACCACTAAAAA AACCACTAGTAAACAATTGGCCCTGCAACCCAGATTTGACTCTGATTGCTCAGATTCCTGATCGCAGAGAAATCATCTCTTTTGGCAGTGGTTATGGAGGAAACTCCTTGCTGGGGAAAAAGTGCTTTGCCCTCAGGATTGCCAGCAGAATTGCCAAGGAAGAGGGCTGGCTTGCTGAGCACATGCTG ATCCTGGGTATCACAAACCCAGAGGGTGAGAAGAAGTACTTTACCGCAGCATTCCCCAGTGCATGTGGAAAAACTAACTTGGCTATGATGAACCCAACTCTGCCAGGATGGAAAATAGAGTGTGTTGGGGATGATATTGCCTGGATGAAATTCGATGAGCAAG GTAATTTAAGGGCAATCAAtccagaaaatggattttttggagTTGCTCCTGGGACATCAGTAAAAACAAACCCCAATGCCATAAAGACCATACACAAGAATACCATCTTCACCAATGTAGCAGAAACCAGCGATGGAGGTATATACTGGGAAGGCATCGATGAACCACTTGCACCAGGAGTGACACTGACTTCATGGAAGAACAAGAGGTGGACCCCAGGGAATG GGGAGACTTGCGCCCATCCCAATTCTCGATTCTGCACCCCTGCCAGCCAGTGCCCGATCATTGACCCTGCCTGGGAATCTCCAGAAGGAGTGCCGATTGAGGGTATAATATTTGGAGGCCGTAGACCTGCTG GTGTGCCTCTAGTATATGAGGCCCTTAGCTGGGAGCATGCCGTATTTATAGGAGCAGCTATGAGATCTGAAGCAACCGCAGCTGCTGAGCACAAAG GAAAAATCATTATGCACGACCCCTTTGCCATGCGGCCTTTCTTTGGCTACAACTTTGGCAAATACCTTGCCCACTGGCTTAGCATGGCACATCGCCCAGCTGCAAAACTGCCCAAGATCTTCCATGTGAACTGGTTCCGAAAAGACAAGCAAGGGAAATTCCTGTGGCCTGGTTTTGGGGAGAACTCCCGTGTGCTGGAATGGATGTTCAACAGAATCCGTGGAGAGGCCGGTGCCAAGCTAACTGCTATAGGCTACATCCCTGCCGACTCAGCCTTGAACCTGAAGGGCCTAGAAGGCATTGACATGACAGAACTGTTTGATATCTCCAAAGAGTTCTGGGAAAAAGAGGTGACGGAAATCAAGAAATATTTTGAAGAGCAAGTTAATGCTGACCTCCCTTATGAAATAGAAAGAGAAGTTCTTGCACTGGAGCAAAGGATAAAACAGCTGTAA